In the Desulfovibrio subterraneus genome, CACCATGACCGGCCCCTGGGCTGCGCGCAACGCGGTAACAACTCCCCCGATAGGGCCAAGGCCCGCCTGTTCGTCACAAATCCAGAAATAGCCGTTGGCCCTTGGCTTGGTGGTGCGACCGGAAATCCAAACTTCGTCTGTTACCTGTGCAAGCAGGCCGCAAGCACGGGTCAACATGTCCGGGCCGGATTCGCCGTGCAGACGCAGCACAGTCTTGTCGTTTCCGAGCCGGGTACTCAGACCTCCGGCAAGGACAATGCCTGTCAGGGGTTCGGTCGCACCTTCGCTCACTCGATAATCCTGCCTTCCTTGTCTGTGAAAACGGAAAAGCGTCCTTCTCTGTCTCTGGCAAATCCGACCAGTGTGGCCCCGTGTTCCGTGGCCATGTCTACCGAAGCCGTGGTGACGGCAGACCGGCTGATGATGAAGCGGAAGCCTGCCCGAAGCGCCTTGGCGCACAGGCTGGAGGTGACGCGGGCTGATACCAGCAGCACCTTGTCCGAGAGTTCTTCGCCGGATCTGTTTGCCCAGCCGGCAAGGCGGTCAAGGCAGTTGTGTCGGCCAATGTCTTCGGCCCTGTGCAACACCTGCATGGATACCGGGTTGAGCACTCCGGCCCGGTGAAAGCAGCCGGTATCGTCCCACAGACCCTCGCCGCCCATGAAGTCTGCCATGGCCTTGAGCAGCACTGTCGCCGCAATAGGGGCCGGTTTGCCTGCCTCAGGCGGCAGCGGCTCGCCCAGTTTCACTTCAAATTCGGTATCATTGAGCTTGGACACCGAAGCGGACCGCCCTGCGCCTCCCATGTCGAGCAGCACATGGCCGAGGGCAAGGTCTTCCAGATTGCAGGGCCACGCCCACAATGTCTTGGGCAGGCCGCTGTCCGTGTGAATGCGGATGGGAATTTCGCGGCTCAGCACATCGGGCTGGCTTTCCCATGCTCCGTTTTTGAACTGTCGGATGGTTATGGGCCGCGGTGCAGCCTGCGGACACTGCGGTTTGCTCATATCAGAACCCCCAGGCAGACAGCGTGGGACGCGAAAGACCCTGTTCGCGGGCGAGAATATCCAGCGCAAGCGATTCAAGATCGTCAAGGGCAGGGATGCTTACAACGTCCAGCTCCCTGAAGTCTGCCGTTTTCATGTAACAGTTGCAGGTGTGGCATACATGGACCTCAAAGCCCGGTTCGCCTTCTGCTTTGAAGTATTCGAGCTTTTCGTGATCCTCTTCACCGCAGAAGGAACACTGCAGGCGCTTTGCTCTGTATTCACCGCGGCAGAAAGAGCAGGTGAGGTGCTTGAATCCTTCCTTCTCACGCAGGGTGGCAATAAGAGGCTGGGAACCGCAGTAGGGACAGTGCCCAAAGGTCCATGGCACTTCGTTGTTGTGGTGTTCTTTCAGCTGTTCCGCCACTGCTTCCAGCGAGGGAGTGAGGCTGCCCTGAACAAGGTAGCGCACAAGGCTCGGCGCGCCGGGCAGTCTGGCGGCCCAGTCGGCAAAGAACAGGGTGTCGTCTTTCAGAAAGGCTTCGCATGCTTCAGTCAGGTTGAAGGTACGGTCTTCCAGTCCGGAGCGAATGGTGGAAGCAGCTTCGGTGAGGCCGCCGCCTGCCGCCTCCATGAGCGCGAGCAGCTTGCCGAAGAGAATGGCAGTCTGCTTGGGATCAAAGCTGAACAGCTCGCGCGGCAACAGAGGCATACCCTGAACATGGGCGTCAGGCGGGGTAGGGATGGCAGGTGCCTGGACAGATACCTCGCCCCGGGCAGCCAGTTGCAGTGTGGCAGTGTCGGAAACAATGCGCAGCAACGGCGCAGGCAAGAACTCCTTCTTGCTCAGCAGGGTGAGTTTGCGCTCAAGGCGCTTGCGTTCCTTGTCCATATCAAAGCTCATGTTTTCTCCTCGGGTGCCGTTTCATAAATGATAGCTGATTGAATGCTAGCAATCTCATGCAAAATGACAATACCTGATTTCATGCGTCTGGTTTAGCACAATTTCAGTGTGTTACCAATGGGATATGCTGGAGATGGTGCGTAATGGTCGATATATGGCTGTTATGGTTATTCCTGAGCATGATAATAACCGTAACGGTGCAACAATGATATAGGTGGCCGCGCTTTTGGTACGGATGCCTGATGCCGAGTATCATCTGCCGGGCGAATCGTCTGATGGCATGCAGCCGAATATTCTGGCATAACGGCAGGTTGTCTCATTTTTGGACAGGCGGACGTGTGGCATGGCATCCGTATCGTACAATACAGGAAATTCATTTTCGTGCACTGTCGGCGCGGAGGTAAACATAATGTTGAACAACCCTTTTCTCAACAGTCATATTGCGTTGGCAGACGCCGATATCTGCTGTTCCGAGGTGAGCTGGAACCCTCATCCTGCCTTTACCGGAGTGGCTCTCAGGCATATGGTGACATCAGGCCATACGCAGGGGCGTTTCAGTATCCATCTTGTCCGCGTTGACCCCGGATGCGTGCTGGAAACCCACAACCACCCTGATAACTGGGAGTTTCACTCCGTGGTTTCCGGCAGTGCACGGTGTGAACTGGACGGGCGTATCACCGAATATGCAGCCGGTGTCTGCGGTGTTATGCCGCAGGGGGTGGCGCATAAGGTTGTAGCCGGCGACGATGGCGTTTTCATTCTTGCCACGTTTGTCCCCGCATTGTTGTAGCACCGGCCGGTGCCCTTGCGAAGGATGTGGCAATATCCGCATGAGGTGACCATGCCGCGTCCTCCTTCAGGAATTGTAGATCTCATCCGGCTGGCATCGGGCAGTCTGCTCCTGCATGGCCGTTCCGCCGCAGGCAGGGTCATGCGCCATGCGCATCGCACCGTATGTATTGTCGGGTTGCATTCCGGGCGCAGGGATTTTTTCTTTGGCAATGACGTGCTCCGGCTGCAGTCCGGACAATTACTGGTTATAGCGGCCGGTCATGTGCACGGGTGCGGCGCGTTTCTTCCCCAATCGACCAAAGGCGACAGGGCCAATGGCGGGTACGCTGGCGGGCAAGGTTACGAGGAAGGTTACGTGGAAGGTCGCATGGGAGGCTGCGTGAACGGTTGTGCGGAAAGCTGTGTTGACGGTTGTACGGAAGGTCGCGTGCACGACGGCGGGAGAGTGCAAGAAGCGGCTCTCCTGTATTCAACCCTATGCGTGTCTGCGGCCTGCCTGCCGGTATCCGGAAGTCGGATTGTCACTTCGCCGGAACTGGTCGCGCGTCTGCAGGATCTTGATGATGCCGCAGAAGGAGCCTTTCTGGAAAAGCTGGCTGCTCTGCTGGCGGAGAAGAAAGGCCTGAGCATTATGGCAGATGACACTGCCATATCGGCCGGAAAACGGTGTCCGCAGGAAATTGCAGTAGCGATGCGGAGTTTTCTGAAGGGGCTTGAGGAAGGATCTGGCGACGCGGCTGGCTGGGCGGGTGGGGCTTCCGTTCGTTTCTGCAGGCAATTTCGGGCCGCTGTCGGTCTTCCTCCGGTTGCATGGCAGCTGCTCTGCCGCATACGGCATGGCGCTTCCCTGCTTGCCGAAGGAGCATCCAGCACAGATGCGGCACTGGCTTCCGGTTTTTATGATCAGAGCCACTTTGCCCACCGTTTCAAGCAGCTAATGGGCATGACGCCGGGGCAGTATCAGGTCGCCTTTTCCGATAACGGGGACCGGCAACGATAGCAGGCATTGAGTTCTTGCCTTATTCGCCTGATAAAAAGACATCCCCGCCAGCACAAACTGGCGGGGATTTTGGGTTAATGCCAAACCTTTGTTTTCAGTAAACCCGTATTTTCGTTAAGCCGGATATGAGATCCCAAAAACGGATTTTCATCGCTTCTACGAGGTGCAGGAACGTTAGGTTCCTGCCCGGCGGAGCCAAAAAATACCCGATATGACTTAGCCTGTAGTCAAAAATCCCCGCCAGCTTTCGCCAGCGGGGATTGTGTTTGCAGTTCACGAAGGGCTACCCGCCAAGATAGGC is a window encoding:
- a CDS encoding cupin domain-containing protein codes for the protein MLNNPFLNSHIALADADICCSEVSWNPHPAFTGVALRHMVTSGHTQGRFSIHLVRVDPGCVLETHNHPDNWEFHSVVSGSARCELDGRITEYAAGVCGVMPQGVAHKVVAGDDGVFILATFVPALL
- a CDS encoding helix-turn-helix transcriptional regulator; this encodes MPRPPSGIVDLIRLASGSLLLHGRSAAGRVMRHAHRTVCIVGLHSGRRDFFFGNDVLRLQSGQLLVIAAGHVHGCGAFLPQSTKGDRANGGYAGGQGYEEGYVEGRMGGCVNGCAESCVDGCTEGRVHDGGRVQEAALLYSTLCVSAACLPVSGSRIVTSPELVARLQDLDDAAEGAFLEKLAALLAEKKGLSIMADDTAISAGKRCPQEIAVAMRSFLKGLEEGSGDAAGWAGGASVRFCRQFRAAVGLPPVAWQLLCRIRHGASLLAEGASSTDAALASGFYDQSHFAHRFKQLMGMTPGQYQVAFSDNGDRQR
- a CDS encoding formate dehydrogenase accessory protein FdhE, whose product is MSFDMDKERKRLERKLTLLSKKEFLPAPLLRIVSDTATLQLAARGEVSVQAPAIPTPPDAHVQGMPLLPRELFSFDPKQTAILFGKLLALMEAAGGGLTEAASTIRSGLEDRTFNLTEACEAFLKDDTLFFADWAARLPGAPSLVRYLVQGSLTPSLEAVAEQLKEHHNNEVPWTFGHCPYCGSQPLIATLREKEGFKHLTCSFCRGEYRAKRLQCSFCGEEDHEKLEYFKAEGEPGFEVHVCHTCNCYMKTADFRELDVVSIPALDDLESLALDILAREQGLSRPTLSAWGF
- a CDS encoding formate dehydrogenase accessory sulfurtransferase FdhD — its product is MSKPQCPQAAPRPITIRQFKNGAWESQPDVLSREIPIRIHTDSGLPKTLWAWPCNLEDLALGHVLLDMGGAGRSASVSKLNDTEFEVKLGEPLPPEAGKPAPIAATVLLKAMADFMGGEGLWDDTGCFHRAGVLNPVSMQVLHRAEDIGRHNCLDRLAGWANRSGEELSDKVLLVSARVTSSLCAKALRAGFRFIISRSAVTTASVDMATEHGATLVGFARDREGRFSVFTDKEGRIIE